The following are encoded in a window of Drosophila simulans strain w501 chromosome 3L, Prin_Dsim_3.1, whole genome shotgun sequence genomic DNA:
- the LOC6736877 gene encoding mucin-5AC, protein MQDNIFKPLPWLLVVIAVFWSWQLNVLALPKIEPRHETCNNEQRYENQVMCEGKDFGALVPYPDNCSLFLVCDCLYPTVKLCPANLWWDNGTQQCNYPQAVECIYYSIETPEPTDGTTRFTPEPTSSTQKITSEPTEPPSSTAKITTESTTGTSTQITTETSSTPSIYHPTTSWDPPPAPPGISDDYCRNKEDGSVHYYPYDCQAYINCTYGWPVLNYCIEDKVFNKYLGICDTPDMADCEELPLPTTTTEMPPTSTTEKDEVCGPTPEGIEEDYCVPKGNGFYEYPYNCSGYLVCKNGCTDLDYCQPDKLFNNWLHICDTPDSVWCDPLPFPTTPGTTKKPTTPSITTTPSITTTPSTPITLPSDGSTTEIHSSTTEEIVTTTAGLPSDVDPNDCKGEKDGTVFAYIGNCSEYLICKDNQVQMGHCPPNTLFNPDWLVCDEPDDVVCLGDRTTTPIPTTTPTTTTEKTTPTTTTTTVATTLGPDQLCDGQELGASFAYPDDCSKYYLCLGGGQWTLAPCIYASYFDPSTGQCGPDVSPDACKPSQVTTTTTTTTTTETTTTERDTTPKSTTTERTTTTVAPKTGICGGRNENENIAYPNNCTKYIVCVSPIPIAFFCPDETFFSSKLQKCVDDWEESDCEGDQSTTTPEPGYTRPPPEPTMCTNSSRDTFPYPDNCQWFIRCVDDYIYMMDVCNCGEYYDPITEKCGADVPSDACRWDYTSTTSTTSEPTTTTAVTRPPPQKGPCDDVEDGALVAYPNDCSKYIQCDRPIAVAFECDKGDEFSVELGKCVDASLANCSITTTAKPSESTTTPRDGEGSTTPSEPSTGSSTESSTESTTESTTESTTESTTESSTGQSTQSSTETTESSTVLSTETSESPSTISTPPASTTMEPGTTTPEASTTAKPTEGICEGKTDDSLVPYPRNCSKYIKCQYPIPVGYDCPDGLEFSPTELTCMDPELAGCSTKTTTPGPTTLSTEASSTPVTTVSTTPKTTTTEMPTTPKTTTTESTTILTTTTDSTTPQTTTTESTTSKTTTTESTTISTTPTTTEPTTPKTTTTESTTISTTTTDSTTPQTTTTESTTASTTPQTTTTESTTVSTTPKTTTTESTTVSTTTESTTTVPTPTTLDPYTPNICCGQALGTLLPYPNDCSRYVVCDYPIPYAVDCDEGTIFDDKLLQCTSVPNERCIFIEF, encoded by the coding sequence TAAATGTTTTGGCCCTGCCAAAGATCGAACCTCGTCACGAAACCTGCAACAATGAACAGCGATACGAAAACCAGGTGATGTGCGAGGGCAAGGACTTTGGTGCTTTGGTACCGTATCCGGATAACTGTAGTTTGTTCCTAGTTTGCGACTGTCTCTATCCGACAGTGAAGTTGTGTCCCGCAAATCTCTGGTGGGATAATGGGACTCAGCAGTGTAATTATCCCCAAGCTGTAGAATGTATCTACTATTCGATTGAAACGCCAGAACCTACGGACGGAACTACTCGATTTACGCCAGAACCAACATCCAGTACGCAAAAGATAACGTCAGAGCCCACAGAACCACCATCTAGTACGGCAAAGATAACGACAGAAAGTACCACCGGAACCAGTACACAGATAACCACTGAAACGTCCTCTACCCCCTCAATTTACCACCCAACAACCAGTTGGGATCCACCACCGGCACCGCCGGGAATTTCAGATGACTACTGTCGCAATAAGGAGGATGGCTCGGTACATTATTATCCTTATGACTGCCAGGCCTATATAAACTGCACTTACGGCTGGCCCGTGCTAAATTACTGCATTGAAGACAAGGTATTCAATAAGTACCTTGGCATTTGCGATACTCCCGATATGGCGGATTGCGAGGAGCTGCCCCTTCCTACAACCACAACAGAAATGCCGCCCACTTCAACGACTGAGAAGGATGAGGTTTGCGGTCCAACGCCGGAGGGAATTGAAGAGGATTATTGTGTGCCGAAGGGAAATGGTTTCTATGAGTATCCTTACAATTGCAGTGGGTACTTGGTCTGCAAGAATGGTTGCACAGATTTGGATTACTGCCAGCCGGATAAACTCTTTAATAATTGGCTGCACATCTGCGATACACCCGATTCGGTGTGGTGTGACCCCCTGCCATTCCCCACAACTCCGGGaacaaccaaaaaaccaaCTACGCCTTCAATCACGACCACTCCTTCAATCACCACAACTCCTTCAACGCCTATAACACTGCCTTCTGATGGGTCTACAACTGAAATTCATTCTAGCACCACAGAAGAGATTGTAACCACTACCGCTGGACTTCCCTCTGATGTCGATCCAAATGATTGTAAGGGTGAAAAGGACGGCACTGTTTTTGCCTACATAGGCAATTGTTCGGAGTACTTGATATGTAAAGACAATCAAGTGCAAATGGGTCATTGTCCTCCTAATACGCTCTTCAATCCCGACTGGCTTGTATGCGATGAGCCAGATGATGTTGTGTGCCTTGGAGATCGCACCACGACTCCAATTCCAACCACCACACCAACTACTACTACTGAAAAAACCACACCCACCACGACTACCACCACAGTGGCCACAACTTTGGGACCAGATCAGCTTTGCGATGGTCAGGAGTTGGGAGCTTCGTTCGCTTATCCGGATGATTGCAGCAAGTATTATCTTTGCTTGGGCGGCGGACAATGGACTCTGGCACCCTGCATTTACGCCAGTTATTTTGATCCCAGCACAGGTCAGTGTGGACCTGATGTGTCACCCGATGCGTGCAAACCATCACAAGTCacaaccaccacaacaacaacaacaacgacagaGACCACAACAACCGAAAGAGATACCACCCCCAAGTCCACAACCACCGAAAGGACAACCACAACTGTGGCCCCAAAAACTGGTATTTGCGGTGGTCGGAATGAGAACGAGAATATTGCTTATCCCAATAACTGCACCAAGTATATTGTGTGCGTTTCGCCAATTCCCATAGCCTTCTTCTGTCCCGATGAGACATTCTTTAGTTCAAAGTTACAGAAGTGCGTTGATGATTGGGAAGAAAGTGATTGTGAGGGTGATCAAAGCACCACGACTCCAGAACCAGGCTATACAAGACCTCCTCCGGAACCGACCATGTGTACAAATAGCAGTCGGGATACCTTCCCATATCCGGATAACTGTCAATGGTTCATACGCTGTGTGGATGACTACATTTACATGATGGACGTCTGTAATTGTGGGGAGTACTACGATCCAATTACTGAAAAGTGTGGAGCGGATGTTCCTTCAGATGCCTGTCGATGGGACTACACCTCAACCACATCAACTACCAGTGAGCCGACAACGACCACAGCGGTTACGAGACCACCACCGCAGAAAGGACCATGTGACGACGTAGAGGATGGGGCCCTTGTCGCCTATCCCAACGATTGTTCGAAGTACATTCAGTGCGATAGACCCATTGCGGTTGCCTTTGAATGCGACAAAGGAGATGAGTTTAGTGTGGAGCTTGGAAAGTGTGTTGATGCTTCACTCGCCAATTGTTCGATTACAACCACTGCTAAGCCATCGGAGTCGACGACTACACCAAGAGACGGGGAAGGCTCAACAACGCCATCCGAACCATCAACGGGATCTTCTACAGAATCATCTACTGAATCAACAACAGAATCAACGACAGAATCAACAACAGAATCAACAACGGAATCATCTACCGGACAATCAACACAGTCATCAACAGAAACTACAGAATCATCTACAGTATTATCTACTGAAACTTCTGAATCGCCTTCAACAATTTCAACACCACCAGCATCTACTACCATGGAACCAGGAACAACTACTCCGGAAGCTTCTACAACTGCCAAGCCGACAGAGGGAATTTGTGAAGGCAAGACAGACGACTCCTTGGTACCCTACCCGAGAAACTGTAGCAAGTATATAAAGTGCCAATATCCAATACCAGTTGGTTACGATTGTCCGGATGGTTTGGAGTTTAGTCCTACGGAATTGACTTGCATGGATCCCGAACTTGCTGGTTGTAGCACTAAGACAACCACACCAGGGCCTACAACTTTAAGTACAGAAGCTTCGTCTACTCCGGTAACAACAGTTTCAACAACACCCAAGACAACCACTACAGAAATGCCAACTACTCCAAAGACCACTACTACCGAGTCAACCACAATCTTAACAACAACTACGGATTCAACCACTCCCCAAACAACCACAACAGAATCAACAACTTCCAAGACAACTACCACAGAATCAACGACAATTTCAACAACCCCAACGACAACCGAGCCAACAACTCCAAAGACCACTACTACCGAGTCAACCACAATctcaacaacaaccacagatTCAACCACTCCCcaaacaacaaccacagaATCAACTACAGCTTCAACCACTCCACAAACAACTACCACAGAATCAACGACAGTTTCAACAACTCCAAAGACAACAACCACCGAATCGACAACAGTGTCAACAACAACTGAATCGACAACCACTGTTCCTACCCCAACAACTCTAGATCCGTACACCCCCAATATCTGCTGTGGCCAAGCTCTTGGAACTCTGCTTCCGTATCCCAATGATTGCAGCCGCTATGTCGTTTGTGACTACCCCATTCCATATGCCGTGGATTGCGATGAGGGAACGATCTTCGATGATAAACTTCTTCAATGCACCTCTGTGCCCAATGAAAGGTGtattttcattgaattttaa